One window of the Megalops cyprinoides isolate fMegCyp1 chromosome 2, fMegCyp1.pri, whole genome shotgun sequence genome contains the following:
- the LOC118773453 gene encoding brain acid soluble protein 1 homolog yields the protein MGGKLSKKKKGYNMNDEKAKDTDTKVEGVSPEEGEAQKENKEEAPAAADTNEIANDKAEKDAQPVANQTAASEEDKRAVPKEEPSKAEVEKPAANAEPKAEEPKTTEAAPKQAEKPAAPAPAASSAPAPVPAAKEPAPEVKAPAPAPPVTESKAETKDEVDGKKTEAPAPAAKTEATPIAPEPKPTEAAPAPATSAAPSKEVPIQEAAPSSTTATSESAAQAQEANATEAPVPNKDQTITMQD from the coding sequence ATGGGAGGCAAACTGAGCAAAAAGAAGAAGGGCTACAACATGAATGATGAGAAGGCAAAGGATACAGACACGAAGGTGGAGGGGGTGTCGCCAGAAGAAGGGGAGGCCCAGAAAGAGAACAAGGAGGAGGCCCCAGCAGCAGCCGACACCAATGAGATAGCCAATGACAAGGCGGAAAAAGACGCCCAGCCAGTTGCCAATCAGACAGCAGCCAGTGAGGAGGACAAAAGGGCGGTGCCCAAAGAAGAGCCCTCCAAGGCTGAGGTAGAAAAGCCTGCTGCTAATGCTGAGCCAAAAGCTGAGGAACCCAAGACTACTGAGGCAGCCCCTAAGCAGGCAGAGAAGCCAgccgcccctgcccctgctgcaAGCTCTGCACCTGCCCCTGTCCCTGCTGCTAAAGAGCCTGCCCCTGAGGTGAAGGCCCCAGCCCCAGCACCACCAGTGACTGAAAGCAAAGCAGAGACCAAGGATGAGGTGGATGGGAAAAAGACTGAGGCCCCTGCACCGGCAGCCAAAACCGAGGCCACGCCCATTGCACCAGAGCCCAAACCTACGGAAGCAGCACCAGCCCCTGCCACATCTGCAGCCCCTTCTAAGGAAGTCCCCATACAAGAGGCAGCCCCTAGTTCAACAACAGCCACCTCCGAGAGCGCAGCCCAGGCACAGGAGGCCAACGCCACAGAGGCCCCTGTTCCCAACAAGGATCAAACCATAACCATGCAAGATTAA